The Alphaproteobacteria bacterium genomic interval CCGAGCGGAAGCGCTCCTTGCCAAGCATAGGCGGGCACCACGACGACCGGGTTTTCGTGCCCTTCAACGTGTTGACCGAGCCGATGGGCAAGAACGCTTTCGCCGTCCCCCGATATCCGCAGTTCCAGGGTGTCGCCGGCACAGTAGTGCCAAATCTCGATGGCATCGATGCGATGCCAGTGGGAGTGTTCGCCCGCCTTCAGTAGATAATACATCTCAGTGACGGCGCCGCGGCCCCCGTCGGGCGCCTGGTCGCGGTAAATCTCGCGGTAGTGGCCGCCTTCCGGATGCGGGGCAAGGCCGAGGGCCGCGATCAACGCATCGGCCTGGGCCTGCCCCGCCATGGCGATCAATCCCGCGGCACCGTCGCCTGGATCGACGGGCGCTTGGAAAAGCGCTCATACCAGGCGGCGAGCTTGGCGCGGTCGGAACGCCAATCCTCGTGACCGAAGCGGAAATCGAGATAGCCACAGGCGCAGGCTGCCGCGATTTGGCCGATCGTGAGCGCTTCGCCCCAGCCGGCAACCAGGCGTTCGAGGGAATCCATGCCGCGTTCGACGGCCTGGGCCTGCCGGTCCATCCATTTCTTGGATTGCTGCTCGACCGGACGTTGGGTCCCTTCGAGACGACGCAAGATCGCCGCATCGAGGATGCCGTCCGCGAGCGATTGGAGCTTGAGCGATTTCCAACGTTCGGGCCCGGCGGGGGGGAAAAGCTTCGCACCGTTGTGCAGACTGTCGAGATATTCGCAGATGACCGGCGAATCGTAGAGCACGTCACCCTCGTCGGTCGTGAGGGAGGGAACCTTTCCGAGCGGGTTCTCTTTGCCGATGTCCGTGTCGGGCGTCCACACGGCAGTCGGCACCCGTTCGATCCTGCTTTCAAGTCCCGTCTCATAGGCGACGGCGAGGACCTTGCGGACATATGGCGAGGCCGAAGAGTATCGCAGCTTCATGCATAACTCCTGATTTTGCGTCCGATCAAGAGC includes:
- a CDS encoding cupin domain-containing protein, with the translated sequence MAGQAQADALIAALGLAPHPEGGHYREIYRDQAPDGGRGAVTEMYYLLKAGEHSHWHRIDAIEIWHYCAGDTLELRISGDGESVLAHRLGQHVEGHENPVVVVPAYAWQGALPLGAYCLVGRTVAPAFSFAGFELAPPSWQPAKG
- a CDS encoding glutathione S-transferase N-terminal domain-containing protein, giving the protein MKLRYSSASPYVRKVLAVAYETGLESRIERVPTAVWTPDTDIGKENPLGKVPSLTTDEGDVLYDSPVICEYLDSLHNGAKLFPPAGPERWKSLKLQSLADGILDAAILRRLEGTQRPVEQQSKKWMDRQAQAVERGMDSLERLVAGWGEALTIGQIAAACACGYLDFRFGHEDWRSDRAKLAAWYERFSKRPSIQATVPRD